In Acidimicrobiales bacterium, the genomic stretch GGCCGGCTGACCTCCACGGTCCGCAGCGGCCAGAATCCCCCCGATGCGCCGGCTCCCCGCCATCGCCATGATCGCCATGGTCGCCACCCTCGCCGTGGCGGCGCCCTTCCCGACCGCCCGTGCGCAGGACGCCGCCACCCCCAGCTCGGCGCCGCTGGTCCGGCTGCCGTTCCCCCAGGACGACGGCACGCTCACGCCCTACACGTTCGAGCTCGGGTACGCGCTGGTCACCCTCGTGTACGACACCCTGCTGTGGCGCGACGCCGGCGGCGTCCCGCAGCCGTGGCTCGCCCGGTCGGTGGACACGAGCCCGGACGGGCTGCGGCTCACCATCCGGCTGGTGGACGACGCCCGCTGGCACGACGGCCACCCGGTCACCGCCGAGGACGTCGTCTTCACCTTCCGGCACGTGGCCGCCCGCTTCCACCCGAGGTTCACGCCCGAGGTCGCCCCCGTGGCGGGCGTGGAGGCGACGGGGGCGACCACCGTCACCATCACCCTCGAGCACCCGGCGCCCGGCTTCGCCGACCAGCCCCTCGCCGACCTGCCCATCCTCCCGGCCCACCTGTGGCGCGGCCTGCCCGCCGACAGCCTCGCCCCTGACGGGCTCCCGGTGGGAAGCGGCCCCTACCGGCTGGTCGAGCACCGGCCCGGTGAGCGGTACCGGTTCGAGGCGTTCACGGACTGGTTCCGCGGCCGCCCGGCGGTGGGCGCCGTCGAGGTACCGGTGATCGGCGACGCCGAGGACACCCTGCGGGCCCTGGAGCGCCGGGACGTCGACATGCTGCCGGTGAGCCTCCCGGAGACCGCCGTCGACCGCCTGGACGGCCTCGCCACCCGGATCGTCGACGGCCCCACCTACAGCGGTACCGTCCTCCTCCTCAACGTCCGCACGGCGCCGTTCGACCGGCCCGAGGCGCGACG encodes the following:
- a CDS encoding ABC transporter substrate-binding protein — protein: MRRLPAIAMIAMVATLAVAAPFPTARAQDAATPSSAPLVRLPFPQDDGTLTPYTFELGYALVTLVYDTLLWRDAGGVPQPWLARSVDTSPDGLRLTIRLVDDARWHDGHPVTAEDVVFTFRHVAARFHPRFTPEVAPVAGVEATGATTVTITLEHPAPGFADQPLADLPILPAHLWRGLPADSLAPDGLPVGSGPYRLVEHRPGERYRFEAFTDWFRGRPAVGAVEVPVIGDAEDTLRALERRDVDMLPVSLPETAVDRLDGLATRIVDGPTYSGTVLLLNVRTAPFDRPEARRAVARALDLGQLARAVGNAVPADRGYLHPDSPWSTDEVLHRADTGAAPRELASAGVRELEVLSPDNDPVKAEAGRQVVLALERAGVRARARSVSSDELSAAVGEGGGTPTFQAAIWPAPALASYDPDFLRRVFGSPPEDGSLNYSGYRSARFDDLARRIASTPGRDERRALVGEALRLLADDLPALPLLFATGSFAYRPAVYAGWVFVKGAGILDKRSFVEPSAGEPARPVAPEAGGGGGGFPFGLAALTVAAVAVVVGVVGLRRSRR